One Simonsiella muelleri ATCC 29453 DNA window includes the following coding sequences:
- the rfbB gene encoding dTDP-glucose 4,6-dehydratase — translation MKILVTGGAGFIGSAVVRHIINDTQDSVVNVDKLTYAGNLDNLASVSGSTRYAFEQVDICNRAELDRVFTQHQPNAVMHLAAESHVDRSINSAGEFIQTNIIGTFTLLEAARQYWQTMPPEKQAAFKFHHISTDEVYGDLHGTDDLFTETTPYSPSSPYSASKASSDHLVRAWLRTYGLPTIVTNCSNNYGCYHFPEKLIPLMILNALAGKPLPVYGNGLQIRDWLFVEDHARALYQVITHGKIGETYNIGGFNEKTNIDVVKKICELLEELVPNKPQGVNQYVDLITHVTDRAGHDVRYAIDARKIERELGWKPQETFESGIRKTVEWYLANRDWCERVLSGAYRKAI, via the coding sequence ATGAAAATTTTAGTAACAGGCGGCGCAGGCTTTATTGGTTCCGCAGTGGTTCGCCACATCATCAACGACACTCAAGACAGCGTGGTTAATGTAGATAAATTAACCTATGCAGGCAATTTGGACAACCTAGCCAGCGTTTCAGGCAGCACGCGCTACGCCTTTGAGCAAGTGGATATTTGCAACCGCGCCGAATTAGACCGCGTATTCACCCAACATCAGCCCAATGCCGTGATGCATCTCGCTGCCGAAAGCCACGTAGACAGAAGCATCAACAGTGCAGGCGAATTTATTCAAACCAATATCATTGGCACATTCACATTATTGGAAGCAGCACGACAATATTGGCAAACAATGCCGCCTGAAAAACAAGCCGCATTCAAATTTCACCACATTTCCACCGATGAAGTGTATGGTGATTTGCATGGAACAGATGATTTATTTACTGAAACAACACCTTATTCACCAAGCAGCCCCTATTCTGCCAGTAAAGCCAGCAGCGACCATTTGGTTCGTGCATGGCTACGCACTTACGGTTTGCCCACGATTGTTACCAATTGTTCTAATAATTATGGTTGCTATCATTTCCCTGAGAAATTGATTCCATTGATGATTTTGAACGCATTAGCGGGTAAACCCTTGCCCGTATACGGCAACGGCTTGCAAATCCGTGACTGGCTGTTTGTAGAAGACCATGCACGCGCCTTGTATCAAGTGATTACACATGGCAAAATTGGCGAAACCTACAACATCGGCGGTTTCAACGAAAAAACCAATATTGATGTAGTAAAAAAAATTTGTGAATTATTAGAAGAGCTTGTGCCAAACAAACCACAAGGCGTGAATCAATATGTGGATTTAATCACCCACGTTACCGACCGTGCAGGGCATGATGTACGCTACGCTATTGATGCGCGAAAAATTGAACGCGAACTCGGCTGGAAACCACAAGAAACTTTTGAAAGTGGCATTCGCAAAACCGTAGAATGGTATTTAGCAAATCGCGATTGGTGCGAGCGCGTGTTGAGTGGCGCATACAGAAAAGCAATTTAG
- a CDS encoding IS5 family transposase — MSSFFYHTAQTLLNQYTDRFPLLKITQLLDWQAIEQTLANHKVNYVCNNGGRPAYPLLPMFRAILLGQWHSLSDPELERSLVTRLDFIIFCQFPDEMNLPDHSTLNRFRNWLIKEGLADELYQQINQQLAHNQLKVEKAQTAIVDATIIQTAGGKLKKSIEINENEEVIQTPASKDKDARWTIKSKHWYLGYKLHARTDEEGFHVTLANASDVNNLETVLDKVEQGVKVYADKGYDSQSNREFLDKNQLVDGIMRKAHRKKPLMREDIERNKELAKIRYRVEQSFAILHRIFRCKRASYFGLEKVKGQMGLKVICLNLLKAANKLRLVAPIAA, encoded by the coding sequence ATGTCCAGCTTTTTCTATCACACCGCCCAAACCCTACTTAACCAATACACAGACCGTTTCCCATTACTTAAAATCACCCAACTTCTGGATTGGCAAGCCATTGAACAAACGCTCGCCAACCATAAAGTAAACTATGTATGCAATAACGGCGGTCGTCCTGCCTATCCGTTACTACCGATGTTCCGCGCCATTTTGCTCGGACAATGGCACAGTTTGTCTGACCCAGAATTGGAACGCAGTTTGGTTACGCGTTTAGATTTCATCATTTTTTGCCAATTTCCAGATGAAATGAATCTACCCGACCACAGCACACTCAACCGCTTTCGTAATTGGTTGATTAAAGAAGGTTTGGCAGACGAACTTTATCAACAAATCAACCAACAACTGGCCCACAATCAACTCAAAGTAGAAAAAGCGCAAACGGCGATTGTGGACGCGACCATTATTCAAACTGCAGGTGGAAAACTTAAAAAATCCATTGAAATCAATGAGAACGAAGAAGTGATCCAAACCCCCGCCAGTAAAGACAAAGACGCAAGATGGACAATCAAAAGCAAGCATTGGTATTTGGGCTACAAACTTCATGCACGTACCGATGAAGAGGGGTTTCACGTTACGCTAGCGAATGCATCTGATGTGAACAATTTAGAAACCGTGTTGGACAAGGTTGAACAGGGTGTCAAAGTGTACGCGGATAAAGGTTACGACAGTCAATCCAATCGCGAATTTTTGGATAAAAATCAATTAGTAGACGGTATTATGCGTAAAGCACATCGCAAGAAACCTTTGATGCGTGAAGATATTGAGCGCAATAAGGAGTTGGCGAAAATCCGTTATCGTGTAGAACAGAGTTTTGCCATTTTGCATCGCATATTTAGATGTAAGCGTGCGAGTTATTTTGGGCTAGAAAAGGTCAAAGGGCAAATGGGTTTGAAAGTGATTTGTTTGAATTTGCTCAAAGCGGCAAACAAGTTAAGGCTTGTTGCGCCGATTGCTGCCTGA
- a CDS encoding SIR2 family protein — translation MKFTQANIDSIVTAQKNDNLTVFIGAGFSKFAETETIKFPLWSKLMEVLKNDLGTKETDFLKIAQLYYLEFGEYKLYQKLREFVPLHAMPSDLHTDLFQILKPKYIVTTNWDNLLEKTVTNNGLVYDVIKTEADLIKSSLPRKLIKIHGDFDNHNIVFKEDDYLNYSINNPIFDNFLKHILSTTTVLFLGYSYSDNNLKQIIKWIEKNSSISPPRFLLIKENNTSQNIYLENHGIKVLCPISNSEDIEYKELYCNFFAALESTMEGKIKLDDSEVSDEAIIDYFYANLIGLAELNSLLPEQITNVFSNCTIEYHHNCFGLHFHSNLMTLDYDSEIRKTYSKFFDIISEEERREKYMYKLYYIFSCFISSGVVFIKNKDTPINILKILRNKGQEIEENTKNDFYNFISFSSNMPRILFEFLTYDNKSEDNGDNIHKTSNTNIELFEKLSLDVVNNLIRQRYLSAMISKFNKSIIAKKLANSPDVDKQLQNKFRKEQHNDFTNELINNDNYPNSYKRHLKPLVDLLGFKSIYKFYYESVIDNEEHLSLEESKKNGGFGVTDKEQRSNDRLIQLLKFCANNNIALDSYSEFQNLMKSYTIGKIKIHKVREKFELTQVDLFILIKYLKFNELWNVLTKNILVFVKEELKEGSGSNIFLFSEEEKKLFERHI, via the coding sequence ATGAAATTTACCCAAGCTAACATTGATTCTATTGTAACTGCTCAAAAAAATGATAACTTGACTGTTTTTATTGGAGCAGGTTTTTCAAAATTTGCTGAAACAGAAACAATAAAATTTCCTTTATGGTCTAAGTTAATGGAAGTTTTAAAAAATGATTTAGGCACTAAAGAAACAGACTTCCTCAAGATTGCACAATTATATTATCTTGAATTCGGAGAGTATAAATTGTATCAAAAATTACGAGAGTTCGTACCTTTACATGCCATGCCATCAGATTTACATACTGATTTATTTCAAATACTAAAACCTAAATATATTGTTACAACCAATTGGGATAACCTTTTAGAAAAAACAGTTACTAACAATGGATTAGTTTATGATGTAATCAAAACAGAAGCTGACTTAATAAAATCAAGCTTACCAAGAAAATTAATCAAAATCCATGGGGATTTTGATAATCATAACATTGTTTTCAAAGAAGATGATTACCTTAACTATAGCATAAATAACCCTATATTTGATAACTTCTTAAAACATATTTTATCCACAACTACTGTTTTATTCTTAGGTTATTCTTATAGCGATAATAACCTAAAGCAGATCATCAAATGGATTGAAAAGAACTCTAGTATTTCTCCACCAAGATTTCTACTAATAAAAGAAAATAACACTTCACAAAATATATATCTTGAGAATCATGGTATTAAAGTTTTATGCCCTATCTCCAATTCCGAAGATATTGAATACAAAGAATTGTATTGTAATTTCTTCGCTGCACTAGAAAGCACTATGGAAGGAAAAATAAAACTAGATGATAGCGAGGTATCAGATGAAGCCATAATAGATTACTTCTATGCCAACTTAATTGGGTTAGCCGAATTAAATAGCTTATTACCAGAACAAATTACAAACGTATTTTCAAATTGTACAATCGAATACCACCATAATTGCTTTGGTCTTCATTTTCACAGTAACTTAATGACCCTAGATTATGACTCTGAAATAAGAAAAACATACAGTAAATTCTTTGATATTATTAGTGAGGAAGAAAGGAGAGAGAAATATATGTATAAACTATATTATATTTTTTCTTGTTTTATTTCCTCCGGTGTGGTTTTTATAAAAAATAAGGATACACCAATTAATATCTTAAAAATACTTCGAAACAAAGGACAAGAAATAGAAGAAAATACAAAAAATGATTTTTATAATTTTATTTCCTTTTCTAGTAATATGCCTAGAATTCTATTTGAATTTCTAACATACGATAATAAATCTGAAGATAATGGAGACAACATACATAAGACATCAAATACAAATATTGAGCTATTTGAAAAGTTATCATTAGATGTTGTTAATAATTTAATTAGGCAGCGATATTTGTCAGCCATGATTTCTAAATTTAACAAATCAATTATCGCTAAAAAATTGGCAAATAGCCCAGATGTAGATAAACAACTTCAAAACAAATTTCGAAAGGAACAGCACAATGATTTCACTAATGAGTTAATCAATAATGACAACTACCCAAATAGTTATAAGAGGCATCTAAAACCATTAGTTGACTTATTAGGTTTTAAATCCATATACAAATTTTACTACGAATCAGTTATTGATAATGAAGAACATCTTAGTTTAGAAGAGAGTAAGAAGAATGGTGGGTTTGGGGTTACTGATAAAGAGCAGCGCTCTAATGATAGATTGATTCAGCTTTTAAAGTTTTGTGCAAATAACAATATTGCGTTAGATTCCTATTCAGAATTTCAAAACCTAATGAAGTCTTATACTATAGGTAAAATTAAAATCCATAAAGTTAGAGAGAAATTTGAATTAACTCAAGTTGATTTATTTATTCTTATTAAATACCTTAAATTTAATGAGTTATGGAATGTGCTCACCAAGAACATTTTAGTTTTTGTTAAAGAGGAACTAAAAGAAGGAAGTGGTAGTAATATTTTTCTCTTCTCTGAAGAAGAAAAAAAACTATTTGAAAGACACATTTGA
- a CDS encoding YheT family hydrolase, which translates to MFQYTHPIPPKWLRNAHAQTIYAKTRQSPTPHYRRELWTDSHQTDLVAYDFVDSPYANAPVVVLFHGLEGSSHSHYSVELMRCVQERGWHGVVAHFRGCGGVRAIRAYHSGDTQEIAHMLGCLKTRYPTQKIYAMGVSLGGNALAKYLGEQGNLAIVDAAAVVSAPVNLNAAADALSAGMAKWLYTPYFLHTLKHKVPYHRTVKTLSEFDDVYTAPMHGFSGCRDYYTRCEALPYLPKITRPTLLLNAQNDPFLPAEFLPNSQQVSRSVMLLQPEHGGHCGFVNGEGRGNIRWLPETVLSFFEYAESEKSSF; encoded by the coding sequence ATGTTCCAATACACCCACCCTATTCCACCCAAATGGTTACGCAATGCCCATGCCCAAACCATCTACGCCAAAACCCGACAATCCCCCACACCACATTATCGCCGCGAACTATGGACAGACAGCCATCAAACCGATTTGGTCGCTTACGATTTTGTGGATTCGCCCTACGCCAATGCGCCTGTGGTGGTATTATTTCACGGACTGGAAGGCAGTAGCCACAGCCATTATTCTGTAGAATTAATGCGTTGTGTACAAGAACGCGGTTGGCATGGTGTGGTGGCGCACTTTCGGGGTTGTGGTGGCGTGCGAGCCATTCGCGCCTATCATAGTGGCGACACGCAAGAAATCGCGCATATGTTAGGCTGCCTGAAAACGCGTTATCCCACGCAAAAAATATACGCAATGGGTGTATCTTTGGGTGGCAATGCGTTAGCTAAATATTTGGGAGAGCAAGGAAATTTGGCGATTGTTGACGCAGCAGCGGTGGTGTCCGCACCTGTAAACTTGAATGCAGCAGCAGACGCATTGAGTGCAGGCATGGCAAAGTGGCTGTACACACCCTATTTTTTGCATACGCTCAAACACAAAGTGCCATACCATCGTACCGTCAAAACGTTAAGCGAATTTGATGATGTCTATACCGCGCCTATGCATGGATTTTCAGGCTGCCGTGATTATTACACGCGCTGTGAAGCGTTGCCATATTTGCCGAAAATCACGCGCCCCACATTGTTACTCAACGCACAAAACGACCCATTTTTGCCAGCCGAATTTTTACCGAATTCACAGCAAGTTTCTCGTAGTGTCATGTTATTGCAGCCTGAACACGGTGGACATTGTGGCTTTGTGAATGGTGAAGGACGCGGCAATATTCGTTGGCTGCCTGAAACGGTGTTGTCTTTTTTTGAATACGCAGAATCGGAAAAATCATCATTTTGA
- a CDS encoding LysR substrate-binding domain-containing protein: MLSYSVYKVGRTEFCGERKIIAASISAPLKMVLVASPDYLAQHGSPKNIDDLQQHRLIGIKLSAEHGTEMQWEFKYKKELITFTPKSHFSINNHLRLQAVSDGLGIAWIAHMSVADALNSGHLVELLPEYAITYAPLYLYYPSRRGYSNVFKLIVDALRVEVV; encoded by the coding sequence ATGCTTTCTTACAGCGTCTACAAAGTTGGAAGAACGGAATTTTGTGGCGAAAGAAAAATAATTGCTGCATCGATTTCCGCACCGCTCAAAATGGTATTGGTTGCCTCGCCCGATTATTTGGCACAACACGGTTCGCCGAAAAATATTGATGATCTGCAACAGCACCGCCTCATCGGCATAAAACTCTCCGCTGAACACGGCACGGAGATGCAGTGGGAATTCAAATACAAAAAAGAGCTGATTACGTTCACACCAAAATCGCACTTTTCCATCAACAATCATCTGCGTCTGCAAGCCGTTTCAGACGGTCTTGGCATTGCGTGGATAGCACATATGAGCGTAGCGGATGCACTCAATTCGGGGCACCTGGTCGAGCTGTTGCCTGAATACGCAATCACTTACGCTCCGCTTTATCTCTATTACCCCAGCCGCCGCGGGTATTCCAATGTGTTTAAGTTGATTGTGGATGCGCTGCGGGTGGAGGTCGTCTGA
- the rfbA gene encoding glucose-1-phosphate thymidylyltransferase RfbA: protein MKGIILAGGSGTRLYPITRGVSKQLLPVYDKPMIYYPLSVLMLAGIRDVLVITTPEDNAAFQRLLGDGTDFGIHIQYAIQPSPDGLAQAFLIGEQFIGNNNVCLVLGDNIFYGQSFTQTLQQTAKRTYGATVFAYQVKDPERFGVVEFDKAYKALSIEEKPQTPKSNWAVTGLYFYDNRVVEFAKQIKPSARGELEITDLNQMYLNDGSLNVQLLGRGFAWLDTGTHESLHEASGFVKTIEHLQNLQVACLEEIAWRNGWLSSDKLRELATPMKKNEYGQYLLRLIGE, encoded by the coding sequence ATGAAAGGTATTATTCTAGCGGGCGGTTCGGGGACGCGTCTGTATCCGATTACGCGTGGCGTGTCTAAACAGCTTTTGCCTGTTTACGATAAACCCATGATTTATTATCCATTATCTGTGCTGATGCTGGCAGGAATTCGCGATGTACTTGTGATTACCACGCCTGAAGACAACGCCGCATTTCAACGTTTATTGGGCGATGGTACGGATTTTGGTATTCACATTCAATACGCGATTCAACCCAGCCCAGACGGTTTGGCGCAGGCGTTTTTGATTGGCGAACAATTTATCGGTAATAATAATGTGTGCTTGGTGTTGGGCGACAATATCTTTTATGGTCAATCATTCACGCAAACTTTGCAGCAAACCGCCAAACGCACATACGGCGCAACCGTATTCGCCTATCAAGTCAAAGACCCCGAACGCTTTGGCGTAGTAGAATTTGATAAAGCTTACAAAGCATTATCTATTGAAGAAAAACCTCAAACGCCAAAATCTAATTGGGCAGTAACGGGTTTGTATTTTTATGATAATCGCGTGGTAGAATTTGCCAAACAAATCAAACCATCTGCACGTGGTGAATTGGAAATTACCGATTTAAATCAAATGTATCTAAACGATGGTAGCCTGAACGTTCAATTATTGGGGCGCGGATTTGCGTGGCTAGACACAGGTACGCATGAAAGTTTGCATGAAGCCTCTGGCTTTGTGAAAACCATTGAACACCTTCAAAATCTGCAAGTGGCGTGCTTGGAGGAAATTGCATGGCGCAACGGTTGGTTGTCGTCCGACAAATTGCGTGAACTTGCCACACCAATGAAAAAAAATGAATACGGGCAATATTTGTTGCGATTGATTGGAGAATGA
- a CDS encoding DUF2750 domain-containing protein produces MKQEQLNDPIYQQFITQVVQNQMVFTLQDEDESFAECPSESYSDDLGEPDTVYCFWHCADAARACQQEEWANYTLTEIQLADFMYENLISMDTAHHLVGVSFDADLFGIEVEPIELLADLLDEIKKCNLIDEFPDFDELQNYRHQWEKIVWQQQIIH; encoded by the coding sequence GTGAAACAAGAACAATTAAACGATCCCATCTATCAACAATTCATTACCCAAGTTGTGCAAAATCAAATGGTATTTACATTGCAAGATGAAGATGAATCATTCGCCGAATGCCCATCAGAATCGTATAGCGATGATTTGGGTGAACCTGACACGGTATATTGCTTTTGGCATTGCGCCGATGCTGCACGCGCTTGCCAACAAGAAGAGTGGGCAAATTATACATTAACCGAAATTCAACTTGCTGATTTTATGTATGAAAATTTAATTAGCATGGACACTGCTCATCATTTGGTGGGTGTGTCATTTGATGCGGATTTATTTGGCATAGAAGTTGAACCAATTGAATTGTTAGCAGATTTGCTTGATGAAATCAAAAAATGTAATTTAATTGACGAATTTCCCGATTTTGATGAATTACAAAATTATCGCCATCAATGGGAAAAAATAGTTTGGCAACAACAAATTATCCATTGA
- a CDS encoding thioredoxin family protein, with amino-acid sequence MQQLHTLKDIEQAIATHPLVSLYIKAPICGVCTVVAAQLDSALAEEGNVYAVKADIAEIPEMAGRFHVLTAPAWLLFYQGKEVERMARFIPQAQMKQTLAKWTKVAESGHQ; translated from the coding sequence ATGCAACAACTGCACACTCTGAAAGACATCGAACAGGCTATCGCCACACACCCTTTAGTATCACTGTACATCAAAGCCCCAATCTGCGGTGTTTGTACGGTCGTGGCCGCCCAGCTTGACTCAGCTTTGGCGGAGGAAGGAAATGTGTATGCCGTAAAAGCCGATATTGCTGAAATACCCGAAATGGCTGGACGTTTCCACGTGCTGACCGCACCTGCATGGCTGCTGTTTTATCAAGGCAAGGAAGTAGAACGGATGGCCCGCTTCATCCCTCAGGCACAGATGAAGCAGACATTGGCAAAATGGACAAAAGTGGCAGAAAGCGGACATCAGTAA
- a CDS encoding OsmC family protein, with protein sequence MINGLDIERFRTTMAAVENDHTKGKAALRADSRWVSGTKNEISVRRFPAFTTDEPKNMGGENAAPNPMEYLIGAAAGCCSIGFELQAAQAGVKLEQFEISARGGIDMAKLFGMEDGYGGLDNLVLTIKVKADADLPTLQNFADRSAATSPVLNSLKARAKVVVEKI encoded by the coding sequence ATGATTAACGGGTTAGATATCGAGCGTTTCCGAACTACCATGGCAGCGGTTGAAAACGATCATACAAAAGGCAAGGCAGCATTACGCGCCGATTCGCGCTGGGTATCCGGCACGAAGAACGAAATCTCCGTGCGCCGCTTCCCTGCCTTTACCACGGACGAACCGAAAAACATGGGCGGTGAAAACGCCGCCCCAAATCCGATGGAATACCTGATCGGCGCTGCTGCAGGCTGCTGCTCCATAGGTTTCGAGTTGCAAGCAGCACAGGCAGGCGTGAAACTGGAACAGTTTGAAATATCCGCAAGGGGCGGTATCGACATGGCCAAACTGTTCGGCATGGAAGATGGCTACGGCGGACTGGATAATCTGGTGCTAACCATAAAAGTAAAAGCCGACGCCGACCTTCCTACCCTGCAAAATTTCGCCGACCGCTCAGCCGCCACCTCCCCAGTGTTGAACAGCCTGAAAGCGAGGGCAAAAGTGGTTGTGGAAAAAATCTAG
- a CDS encoding aldo/keto reductase produces the protein MEAWAPFAEGKNDIFHNPVLSKIGAKYGKSVAQVITRWLIERDIIVLAKSTKPERMAENLNIFDFALSDEDKAEIAKLDGTFVAIVNHDTVDNLKRISAWKMGV, from the coding sequence GTGGAAGCATGGGCGCCGTTTGCCGAAGGCAAAAATGATATTTTCCACAACCCCGTATTAAGCAAAATCGGTGCGAAATACGGCAAATCGGTAGCGCAGGTGATTACCCGCTGGCTGATTGAGCGCGACATCATCGTGTTGGCAAAATCCACTAAACCCGAACGCATGGCGGAAAACTTGAACATCTTTGACTTTGCCCTCAGTGATGAAGACAAAGCAGAAATTGCCAAACTGGACGGCACGTTCGTCGCCATCGTCAATCACGACACGGTGGATAATTTGAAACGCATCTCCGCGTGGAAAATGGGCGTGTAA
- a CDS encoding YeiH family protein, producing the protein MNTRPFYFGLIFIAIIAILANYLGNTDFSHHYHISALIIAILLGMAIGNTIYPQFSTQVEKGVLFAKGTLLRTGIVLYGFRLTFGDIADVGLNAVVTDAIMLISTFFFTALLGIRYLKMDKQLVYLIGAGCSICGAAAVMAAEPVTKAESHKVSVAIAIVVIFGTLAIFTYPFFYTWSQHLINAHQFGIYVGSSVHEVAQVYAIGENIDPIVANTAVISKMIRVMMLAPFLLMLSWLLTRSNGVSENTSHKIAIPWFAVLFIGVAIFNSFDLLPEELVKLFVEIDSFLLISAMAALGLTTQASAIKKAGLKPLVLGTLTYLWLVVGGFLVNYGISKLI; encoded by the coding sequence ATGAACACCCGTCCCTTTTATTTCGGGCTTATATTTATCGCGATTATCGCTATACTTGCTAACTATTTAGGAAACACTGATTTTTCCCATCATTATCATATCAGTGCTTTAATTATTGCCATTTTGCTGGGAATGGCAATCGGCAATACCATTTATCCGCAATTTTCAACACAAGTGGAAAAAGGCGTGTTATTTGCGAAAGGCACGCTTCTTCGCACTGGCATTGTGCTGTATGGTTTTCGCCTCACTTTTGGCGATATTGCTGATGTCGGATTAAATGCTGTCGTCACTGATGCAATCATGCTAATTTCAACGTTCTTTTTTACCGCACTTTTAGGCATTCGTTATCTAAAAATGGATAAACAATTGGTTTATCTCATTGGGGCAGGTTGCAGCATTTGCGGTGCAGCAGCAGTGATGGCGGCAGAGCCTGTTACCAAAGCAGAATCCCATAAAGTTTCAGTGGCGATTGCCATAGTGGTCATTTTCGGGACTCTTGCTATTTTTACTTACCCCTTTTTCTACACGTGGTCACAACATTTAATTAACGCCCATCAATTCGGTATTTATGTTGGTTCTAGTGTACACGAAGTGGCTCAAGTTTATGCGATTGGGGAAAATATTGATCCTATCGTGGCGAATACTGCCGTCATTTCCAAAATGATCCGAGTGATGATGCTCGCCCCATTTTTATTAATGCTTTCTTGGTTATTAACACGTAGTAATGGAGTATCAGAAAATACATCACACAAAATTGCAATTCCTTGGTTTGCTGTACTTTTTATTGGCGTTGCCATTTTTAATTCTTTTGATTTATTACCAGAAGAACTCGTGAAATTATTCGTTGAAATTGATTCTTTCTTATTAATTTCAGCGATGGCTGCGCTTGGCTTAACGACGCAAGCAAGCGCAATCAAAAAGGCAGGATTAAAACCACTTGTTTTAGGAACACTAACTTATTTATGGCTAGTGGTTGGTGGATTTTTAGTGAACTATGGAATATCAAAATTAATATAA
- the yjgA gene encoding ribosome biogenesis factor YjgA produces the protein MTEEWISKTAKKRQMDELQDLGMALTKLSDQTIKKIGLPEDLLQAIKDYKKITSNGATKRQAQYIGRLMRDIDATPIRAFLAQLAGENQAYNAFLQRVEQMRTRLIEKDDALTQFITDYPHADASTLRTLVRNTRKEQAENKPPKHFRALYQEIKNIMQSTDNTEESEDLYKEPDA, from the coding sequence ATGACCGAAGAATGGATTAGCAAAACCGCCAAAAAACGCCAAATGGACGAATTACAAGATTTGGGTATGGCATTGACCAAATTGTCCGACCAAACCATCAAAAAAATTGGGCTGCCTGAAGATTTGTTGCAAGCCATCAAAGATTACAAAAAAATCACGTCTAACGGTGCAACCAAACGCCAAGCGCAATACATCGGGCGATTGATGCGTGATATTGACGCAACACCGATTCGTGCATTCTTAGCTCAATTAGCTGGTGAAAATCAAGCATATAATGCATTTTTGCAACGCGTGGAACAAATGCGAACGCGTTTGATTGAAAAAGACGATGCCTTAACGCAATTTATTACCGATTACCCTCATGCCGATGCGTCCACGTTGCGGACTTTGGTACGTAACACGCGCAAAGAACAAGCTGAAAACAAACCACCCAAACATTTTCGCGCTTTGTATCAAGAAATCAAAAATATTATGCAATCAACTGATAATACAGAAGAATCAGAAGATTTATACAAGGAACCAGACGCGTGA